In one window of Candidatus Methanosuratincola sp. DNA:
- a CDS encoding Lrp/AsnC family transcriptional regulator, with amino-acid sequence MDEIDVKILKLLQEDSRISYIDLSSNVGISETAVRRRVKKLQDEGIITKFTIKIDPEKLGKGVTAFVGVDVGGEMGPVAGSELLNDPAISELYTVTGDFDLLIKVTCRDVKELERVIERVRGMDFTKTTKTHVVLRKLKDAPLEP; translated from the coding sequence ATGGATGAGATCGACGTGAAAATACTAAAGCTGCTCCAAGAGGATTCGAGGATTTCATACATCGACTTATCTAGCAATGTGGGGATCTCCGAAACTGCGGTAAGGAGAAGGGTGAAGAAGCTCCAAGATGAGGGGATAATCACCAAATTCACCATCAAGATCGATCCTGAGAAGTTAGGAAAAGGAGTGACTGCATTTGTAGGGGTGGATGTAGGCGGGGAGATGGGACCTGTTGCTGGTTCAGAGCTCCTTAACGACCCGGCCATTTCCGAGCTCTACACTGTGACTGGAGATTTCGATTTGTTGATCAAGGTCACATGCAGGGACGTTAAGGAACTTGAGAGAGTGATAGAAAGGGTGCGCGGGATGGATTTCACCAAAACAACCAAGACGCACGTGGTCCTGAGGAAGCTTAAGGACGCGCCACTCGAGCCATAG